From a single Sander vitreus isolate 19-12246 chromosome 4, sanVit1, whole genome shotgun sequence genomic region:
- the mustn1b gene encoding musculoskeletal embryonic nuclear protein 1b, with the protein MSQPAEVKKKKRPPMKEEDLKGARSKLGLKGEVKSKTYEVMVECERMGKVAPSVFSGVRTGTETALGKPAAAKAPGASVFSK; encoded by the exons ATGTCACAG CCAGCAgaagtgaagaagaagaaacgtCCCCCGATGAAGGAGGAGGACCTGAAAGGAGCCCGCAGTAAGCTGGGACTGAAGGGCGAGGTCAAGAGTAAGACCTATGAGGTCATGGTGGAGTGTG aACGTATGGGCAAAGTGGCTCCATCTGTGTTCAGCGGTGTGAGGACGGGGACAGAGACGGCCCTGGGCAAGCCTGCTGCTGCCAAAGCTCCTGGAGCCAGTGTGTTCAGCAAGTAG